One segment of Salvelinus alpinus chromosome 1, SLU_Salpinus.1, whole genome shotgun sequence DNA contains the following:
- the LOC139539171 gene encoding phospholipid-transporting ATPase IC-like, with the protein MSRERADSQGSLGPDDEVMPYSDDETDDELDPGSDEERPQVEEAKSTESGWRVKANDRAFCNLPEFQKKYFLCLKKSKYAGNGIKTYKYNALTFIPLNLFEQFKRAANLYFLALLILQIIPEITTLPWYTTLVPLVLVLGITAIKDLVDDLARHRMDNEINNRKCEVLMDGRFQVSKWMNIHVGDVVRLKKNDHIPADILLLSSSNPNSLCYVETAELDGETNLKFKMGLKVTDERLQEEQQLAQFDAMIVCEEPNNRLDKFTGTMRWRKDRFPLDLDNMMLRGCRIRNTDECHGLVIFAGADTKIMRNGGKTRFKRTKIDELMNYMVYTIFVILVLLCAGLAIGNTFWYEEVGSKAWYLNDGKNQTASYRGFLSFWGYIIVLNTMVPISLYVSVEVIRLGQSKFINWDLQMYYQEKDTPAKARTTTLNEQLGQIEYIFSDKTGTLTQNIMAFKKCTIAGRTFGDPANVEGVPLDRGKPVDFTWNKYADRKFEYLDHSLVACIRSKKDKDTLEFFKLLSLCHTVMVEQKEDELVYQAASPDEGALVTAARNFGFVFLSRTQDTITISEMDQEMTYEMLALLDFNSDRKRMSIILRFPDGRIRLYCKGADTVIYERLSPKSKHKEVTQTALDIFANETLRTLCLCYKDISKQEFDAWAKKHKAASVTMGNREAALDRVYEQIESNLMMIGATAIEDKLQDGVPETIAKLAKADIKIWVLTGDKKETAENIGYSCELLTDGMQIHYGEDVNEKLRLRQANRRDQPPAFGRTRKKVPDPFFPEPGRNALVITGGWLNEILYEKKKKRRRFRLKRLGKRPASATPQDAAQPIDDWEKETRQVDFVNMACECEAVICCRVTPKQKANVVSLVKKYKKAVTLSIGDGANDVNMIKTADIGVGISGQEGMQAVMSSDYAFAQFRYLERLLLVHGRWSYIRMCKFLRFFFFKNFAFTLVHFWYSFFNGFSAQVAYEDWFITLYNVMYSSLPVLLVGLLDQDVNDKLSRKFPKLYLPGQQGALFNYKNFFISLFHGIFTSLVIFFIPYGAFLQTMGQDGEAPSDYQSLAVVMASSLIFTVNMQISLETSYWTFVNCFAVLCSIAIYFGIMFDIHSAGIHVIFPSTFTFTGVASNALRQPYLWLTIILTVGISLLPVICIQFLYKTIWPSVGDNVQRNRKKYEMEEEVEVKSTPFQRGRGSRRSAYAFSHSRGYADLIASGRSIRRRPATARPKPKDSIREIPQAENI; encoded by the exons GGGAATGGAATCAAGACGTACAAATATAACGCCTTGACGTTCATCCCACTGAATCTGTTCGAGCAGTTCAAACGAGCTGCCAACCTGTACTTTCTGGCCCTGCTCATCTTACAG ATTATTCCTGAGATCACCACGTTGCCTTGGTACACCACCTTAGTGCCTTTAGTTCTGGTGCTGGGAATCACAGCCATCAAAGACCTGGTGGACGATCTG GCCCGCCACAGGATGGACAACGAGATCAATAACAGGAAGTGTGAAGTTCTCATGGATGGCAG GTTTCAAGTGTCGAAGTGGATGAATATACATGTCGGTGATGTGGTTCGTCTGAAGAAAAATGATCACATCCCG GCTGACATTCTGTTGTTGTCCAGTTCAAATCCCAACAGTCTTTGTTATGTTGAAACAGCCGAGCTCGATGG GGAAACCAACCTGAAGTTTAAAATGGGTCTGAAAGTGACAGACGAGAGACTGCAGGAGGAGCAACAGCTGGCACAGTTTGATG CCATGATAGTGTGTGAGGAGCCTAACAACCGTCTAGATAAGTTCACGGGGACCATGCGTTGGAGAAAAGACCGATTCCCTCTGGATCTGGACAATATGATGCTGAGAGGATGCAGGATCAGAAACACTGACGAGTGTCACGGACTGGTCATCTTCGCAG GCGCTGACACTAAAATCATGAGGAATGGGGGCAAGACCAGATTCAAGAGGACTAAAATCGATGAATTGATGAACTACATGGTGTACACT atCTTTGTAATCCTGGTCCTGTTGTGTGCTGGCCTGGCCATCGGAAACACCTTCTGGTATGAGGAAGTAGGTAGCAAGGCCTGGTATCTGAATGACGGTAAAAACCAGACTGCTTCTTACAGAGGTTTCCTCAGCTTCTGGGGGTACATCATCGTGCTCAACACCATGGTTCCCATCTCCCTCTACGTCAG TGTGGAGGTGATTCGTTTGGGCCAGTCCAAATTCATCAACTGGGACCTTCAGATGTACTACCAGGAGAAAGACACCCCAGCCAAGGCCCGCACCACCACCCTCAACGAGCAACTGGGTCAGATCGAATACATCTTCTCAGACAAGACCGGTACCCTCACGCAAAACATCATGGCCTTCAAGAAGTGCACCATCGCTGGACGTACCTTTG GTGACCCTGCTAATGTTGAGGGTGTACCTCTGGATCGTGGGAAG CCAGTGGACTTTACCTGGAACAAGTACGCAGACAGGAAGTTTGAGTACCTGGATCATTCCCTGGTGGCCTGCATCCGGTCCAAGAAGGACAAAGACACCCTGGAGTTCTTCAAGCTGCTGTCTCTGTGTCACACTGTCATGGTGGAACAGAAAGAAG ATGAGTTGGTGTACCAGGCAGCCTCTCCTGACGAGGGGGCTCTGGTGACAGCTGCCAGGAACTTTGGTTTTGTGTTCCTGTCCCGTACCCAGGACACCATCACCATCAGCGAGATGGACCAGGAGATGACCTATGAGATGCTGGCCCTGCTCGACTTTAACAGCGACCGTAAACGCATGTCCATCATCC TGAGGTTCCCTGACGGTCGGATCCGTTTGTATTGCAAAGGAGCAGACACGGTCATCTACGAACGCCTCTCTCCTAAATCCAAACACAAGGAAGTGACCCAGACTGCTCTAGAC ATCTTTGCCAACGAGACTCTCCGGACCTTGTGTCTGTGCTACAAGGATATCAGTAAGCAGGAGTTTGACGCCTGGGCTAAGAAGCACAAGGCTGCCAGTGTTACTATGGGCAACAGGGAGGCTGCTCTAGATCGAGTGTATGAACAAATCGAGAGCAACCTCATG ATGATCGGAGCGACTGCCATCGAGGACAAGCTACAGGACGGGGTTCCTGAGACCATCGCCAAGCTGGCAAAGGCTGACATCAAGATCTGGGTTCTCACTGGAGATAAGAAAg AAACGGCTGAGAACATTGGCTATTCCTGTGAGCTGCTTACCGACGGTATGCAGATCCACTATGGAGAGGATGTCAA TGAGAAGCTGCGGCTCAGACAGGCGAACAGAAGGGATCAGCCGCCTGCGTTCGGTCGGACCAGGAAGAAAGTACCGGATCCGTTCTTCCCTGAGCCTGGCAGGAACGCTCTCGTCATCACTGGAGGCTGGCTG aacGAGATCTTATACGAGAAGAAAAAGAAGCGTCGCCGTTTTCGACTGAAGCGTCTCGGTAAGAGACCTGCCTCCGCCACGCCCCAGGATGCCGCCCAGCCAATCGACGACTGGGAGAAGGAGACCCGTCAGGTGGACTTTGTGAACATGGCGTGCGAGTGCGAAGCGGTCATCTGCTGTCGTGTCACGCCCAAACAGAAGGCCAACGTGGTCAGCCTGGTGAAGAAGTATAAGAAGGCCGTGACGCTGTCCATCGGCGACGGAGCCAACGACGTCAACATGATCAAGA CTGCAGACATCGGTGTGGGTATATCCGGTCAGGAGGGCATGCAGGCGGTGATGTCCAGTGACTATGCCTTCGCTCAGTTCCGCTACCTGGAGCGTCTCCTGCTGGTCCACGGCCGCTGGTCCTACATCCGCATGTGCAAGTTCCTCCGCTTCTTCTTCTTCAAGAACTTTGCCTTCACCCTGGTCCACTTCTGGTACTCCTTCTTCAATGGGTTCTCAGCTCAG GTTGCCTATGAAGACTGGTTCATTACTTTATACAACGTGATGTACAGCTCCCTTCCCGTCCTGTTGGTTGGCTTATTGGATCAG GACGTGAACGACAAACTGAGTAGAAAGTTCCCCAAGTTATACCTTCCGGGTCAGCAGGGGGCGCTGTTCAACTACAAGAACTTCTTCATCAGTCTGTTCCACGGCATCTTCACCTCTCTGGTGATCTTCTTCATCCCGTACGGGGCGTTCCTCCAGACCATGGGGCAGGACGGAGAGGCACCCTCAGACTACCAGTCCCTCGCTGTGGTCATGGCTTCCTCTCTCATCTTCACCGTCAACATGCAG ATATCTCTGGAGACGTCATACTGGACCTTTGTGAACTGCTTCGCCGTCCTCTGCAGTATAGCCATATACTTCGGCATCATGTTCGATATCCACAGTGCAGGAATCCACGTCATCTTCCCGTCAACCTTCACTTTCACCG GAGTGGCCTCTAACGCACTCAGACAGCCCTATCTGTGGCTGACCATCATCCTGACTGTGGGGATCAGCCTGCTTCCTGTCATCTGTATTCAGTTCCTCTACAAAACCATATGGCCGTCCGTTGGAGACAAC GTCCAGAGGAACAGGAAGAAGtatgagatggaggaggaagtggaggtgaAATCCACTCCCTTCCAGCGCGGAAGAGGCTCCCGCCGCTCAGCTTACGCCTTCTCTCACTCCAGAGGCTACGCCGACCTCATCGCGTCCGGCCGCAGCATCAGAAGACGACCTGCTACAGCACGCCCCAAACCCAAGGACAGCATCCGAGAGATCCCCCAGGCCGAGAACATATGA